One stretch of Miscanthus floridulus cultivar M001 chromosome 18, ASM1932011v1, whole genome shotgun sequence DNA includes these proteins:
- the LOC136523516 gene encoding uncharacterized protein, with protein MSRHHLRVVSMISLTGFTIVSLALLFASLQAQAAGASSNLGSGKEKRQSSSSPSSEYLPVRSVVVYRSRSSVALPAAAAAMTESEAEVLLDVELEQLRGHELLLLHRLQPPGEEALRHLRLHAPNLRLRRHQQLHPTLPIHPSLPLLSSFLV; from the exons ATGTCTCGTCATCATCTCCGTGTTGTCTCGATGATCTCCCTCACCGGCTTCACCATCGTGTCCCTCGCCCTCCTCTTCGCCTCCCTGCAAGCTCAAG CAGCAGGAGCCAGCAGCAACTTGGGCAGCGGCAAGGAGAAACGgcagtcgtcgtcgtcgccgtcgtcggagTACCTGCCGGTGCGGAGCGTGGTGGTGTACCGGTCGCGGTCGTCGGTGgcgctgccggcggcggcggcggcgatgacaGAGTCGGAGGCGGAGGTGCTGCTCGACGTCGAACTCGAGCAGCTGCGTGGACACGAGCTGCTGCTACTCCATCGACTGCAACCTCCCGGGGAAGAAGCCCTTCGGCACCTGCGCCTTCACGCCCCAAACCTGCGGCTGCGCCGGCACCAACAACTGCACCCAACCCTCCCGATCCATCCATCCTTACCTTTGCTTTCCTCATTCCTTGTCTGA